A portion of the Oryzias melastigma strain HK-1 linkage group LG1, ASM292280v2, whole genome shotgun sequence genome contains these proteins:
- the fam160a1a gene encoding protein FAM160A1 → MTRLRPRDPLTMMASVVANGNQERESLVLRGVDPETCMIVFKNHWAQVVKILEKHDPLRSSSTLPSLSVINLSHGSGGSSRFGAIPGDEASAVQNYVEHMLFLLMEEECGEAGAMGPILEFVVMENVMERLFVWSLRREFTDDMKLEQLKMYEMLVGQAHQPLLHHKPILRPLMMLLSSCSTTTAPAVEAELVLLLHQLCCVLAKDPSILELFFHTSEDQGATNFLIFSLLIPFIHRKGTVGQQARDALLLIMSLSAENQRVAKHIAENTYFCPVLATGLSGLYSSLPTKLEVPSEEWHCLHKEDWLQMPSLVQFLNSLEFCNAVTQVAHSSIRDQLLDYIYNGFLVPVLAPALHKLTLEEVMTTTAYLDLFLRSVSEPALLQTFLSFILLHQHEAVHILDTLVSRVNTPFQLGLVSLSFFRTLIGLYCEDVMLQLILRYLIPCNHMMLSQRRVVRERDFYSASAAKILALTPSCCSPDHSPPPLRQLDSILFSKGSDTPSSSTEKSQIFSEVGDGSGNSCTIGSEIYLDVSYLHYLYDARLSISSCMRACGVWSAPYDGEDPPPDKYQPGVLEEPGRQLQASLKGVPKLRLPHPRPSPQLSVEASSTNPLELEWDDSYDVCPVQTGEAPAESKPPQPPPAEPPKHIQEMRRTAIMLVKGSYIEENDFQDDVMVYDLVAKKDSTDLECTKHMPNGSSSEETQHDSADVAPRKAPAASGICEKTKKSLKSKSPTDCNANLQNAAAVEAGEDFLDQYEELIRTLDTESVGKQVKADGDEPKAPVEEPTDEEEMDFTSFSAETPEPDKLLSPFGTVNKLRSGSTNKSPAVPFTGPFISVLLSRLENMLSNPLHVNLLLTGILAQLAAYPQPLLRSFLLNTNLVFQPTVRSLYQVLATVKNQIEEEAARRKDFSELITAAQHWLLAREASSITAADKSSGSTHHDGGRILKNSPPAKPKTISVEQTEVFATVLFTEFLKELAAIAQEHSILSCIPMEE, encoded by the exons ATGACGCGACTCAGACCACGTGATCCGCTTACCATGATGGCCTCTGTGGTTGCCAATGGAAACCAAGAAAGAGAGTCTCTGGTTTTGAGAGGGGTGGATCCAGAGACTtgtatgattgtgttcaagaaCCACTGGGCTCAG GTGGTGAAGATCCTTGAAAAGCATGACCCCCTCCGTAGCAGCTCCACCCTGCCCTCCCTTAGCGTCATCAACCTCAGCCACGGCTCTGGCGGCAGCTCCCGCTTTGGCGCCATCCCTGGAGATGAGGCCAGCGCCGTGCAGAACTACGTAGAGCACATGCTCTTCctgctgatggaggaggagTGCGGGGAGGCGGGCGCCATGGGCCCCATCCTGGAGTTTGTGGTGATGGAGAATGTGATGGAGCGCCTGTTCGTTTGGAGCCTCCGCAGGGAGTTCACGGACGACATGAAACTGGAGCAGCTCAAGATGTACGAGATGCTGGTGGGCCAGGCGCACCAGCctctgctgcatcacaaacccatCCTGCGGCCGCTCATGATGCTGTTGTCCTCCTGCTCCACCACCACGGCCCCCGCCGTGGAGGCGGAGCTGGTGCTGCTCTTACACCAGCTGTGCTGCGTTCTGGCGAAAGACCCGTCCATCCTGGAACTGTTTTTCCACACCAGCGAGGACCAGGGAGCCACAAACTTCCTCATCTTCTCCCTCCTCATCCCCTTCATCCACAGAAAGGGAACAGTGGGCCAGCAAGCCAGAGACGCTCTGCTGCTCATCATGTCGCTATCTGCTGAGAACCAGCGAGTGGCCAAGCACATCGCAGAGAACACCTACTTCTGCCCG GTGCTGGCCACAGGATTGAGCGGCCTGTACTCCTCCCTTCCCACCAAACTGGAGGTTCCCAGTGAAGAGTGGCACTGCCTCCACAAAGAGGACTGGCTGCAGATGCCCTCACTTGTGCAGTTTCTTAATTCACTGGAATTCTGTAATGCTGTGACTCAG GTGGCACATTCCTCCATCAGAGACCAGCTGCTAGATTACATCTATAATGGTTTCCTTGTTCCTGTCCTAGCACCAGCTCTGCACAAG CTCACGCTAGAGGAGGTGATGACCACCACGGCGTACTTGGACCTCTTTCTGAGAAGCGTGTCTGAGCCCGCTCTGCTTCAGACCTTCCTGtccttcatcctcctccatCAACACGAGGCCGTCCACATTTTAGACACGTTGGTCAGCCGCGTCAACACCCCCTTTCAG TTGGGTCTTGTATCTCTGTCATTTTTCCGCACTCTCATTGGCTTATACTGTGAAGATGTGATGCTGCAGCTTATACTGAG GTACCTGATCCCCTGCAATCACATGATGCTGAGTCAAAGGCGCGTGGTGAGGGAGAGGGACTTCTACTCGGCATCGGCGGCGAAGATCCTGGCCTTGACGCCGTCCTGCTGCTCACCTGATCACAGCCCGCCGCCCCTACGACAGCTGGACTCCATCCTCTTCTCCAAGGGGTCGGACACCCCCAGCAGCTCCACCG AGAAGTCTCAGATCTTCTCGGAAGTGGGCGATGGCTCCGGAAACTCCTGCACCATTGGCTCGGAAATCTACCTGGATGTCAGCTACCTTCATTACCTCTACGACGCTCGCCTGAGCATCAGCAGCTGCATGCGGGCCTGTGGGGTTTGGTCGGCGCCGTACGACGGGGAGGACCCGCCTCCGGACAAATACCAGCCGGGGGTGCTGGAGGAGCCGGGTCGACAGCTGCAGGCGTCTTTGAAGGGAGTCCCAAAGCTGCGCTTGCCTCATCCACGACCCAGCCCGCAGCTAAGCGTAGAGGCCTCTTCTACCAACCCGCTGGAGCTGGAGTGGGACGACAGTTATGACGTGTGCCCAGTTCAGACGGGCGAGGCTCCTGCAGAGAGCAAGCCCCCCCAGCCACCTCCTGCTGAGCCCCCCAAACACATTCAAGAAATGAGGAGAACTGCCATAATGCTGGTGAAGGGCTCCTACATCGAGGAAAACGACTTCCAGGATGATGTCATGGTTTACGATCTCGTTGCTAAGAAAGACTCCACAGACTTGGAATGCACAAAACACATGCCCAACGGTTCCTCGTCAGAGGAAACCCAGCATGACTCAGCAGATGTTGCTCCCAGAAAAGCCCCAGCAGCTTCTGGGATTTGTGAGAAAACTAAAAAGAGTTTGAAGTCTAAAAGTCCGACAGATTGTAACGCCAATCTCCAAAACGCTGCTGCAGTGGAGGCAGGGGAGGATTTTTTGGATCAGTACGAGGAGCTCATTCGCACTCTGGACACAGAATCAGTTGGAAAACAAGTCAAAGCTGACGGAGACGAACCGAAGGCGCCTGTGGAGGAGCCCACGGATGAGGAGGAGATGGACTTTACTTCCTTCTCCGCTGAAACACCAGAGCCAGACAAACTGCTGTCGCCCTTCGGAACCGTTAACAAGCTTCGAAGTGGAAGTACAAACAAAAGTCCTGCTGTGCCTTTTACAG GTCCTTTCATAAGTGTGCTGCTATCTCGTCTGGAGAACATGCTCTCAAACCCGCTGCACGTCAACCTGCTGCTGACCGGCATCCTGGCCCAGCTGGCCGCCTACCCTCAGCCTCTCCTTCGCTCATTCCTTCTCAACACCAACCTGGTTTTCCAGCCAACGGTTCGCTCCCTTTACCAG gtgCTAGCCACTGTTAAGAACCAGATTGAAGAGGAGGCTGCCAGAAGGAAGGACTTTAGCGAGCTGATCACTGCCGCCCAGCACTGGCTGTTGGCAAGGGAGGCTTCATCCATTACAGCAGCAG acAAAAGCAGTGGCTCCACCCACCACGATGGCGGAAGAATCCTAAAGAATTCACCACCTGCAAAACCCAAAACCATCTCTGTGGAGCAGACGGAGGTCTTTGCAACCGTCCTCTTCACCGAGTTCCTCAAAGAGCTGGCAGCCATCGCACAGGAGCACTCCATCCTGTCTTGCATTCCTATGGAGGAGTAG